The following are from one region of the Amycolatopsis sp. QT-25 genome:
- a CDS encoding NDP-hexose 2,3-dehydratase family protein: MLRRPVPPPTVRPRDDRGHSDRIALSATTTGGAHMRTEDVRAWIAERREANVFHVEHIPFAALDQWGFQAGTGNLVHSSGRFFAIEGLHVIEHDGPHGDGPYREWQQPVIKQPEVGILGILAKEFDGVLHFLMQAKMEPGNPNLVQLSPTVQATRSNYTKAHGGTNVKLIEYFAPPDPDRVIVDVLQAEQGSWFFRKSNRNMIVETLEDVPMGDDFCWLTLGQIAQLMYEDETINMNARSVLSCLPYHDPAPGAVLSDVQLLSWFTNERSRHDVRPSRIPLKDVRGWKQGAEAIEHEDGRYFKVLAVAVKGGNREKISWTQPLLESVGPGVVAFLVREIGGVPHVLVHARVDGGFVDTVELAPTVQCTPHNYAHLPAEDRPLFLDAVLDAPPSRIRYEAVHSEEGGRFLDVRARYLVVEAGDTADPPPGYAWVTPAQLTALTRHGHYVNVEARTLLACINALTAQPHGGA; encoded by the coding sequence ATGCTGCGTCGCCCGGTACCACCTCCCACGGTGCGCCCGCGTGACGATCGCGGCCATTCCGATCGCATCGCCTTGTCGGCGACCACCACCGGCGGAGCGCACATGCGGACCGAAGACGTCCGCGCGTGGATCGCGGAACGCCGTGAAGCCAACGTCTTCCACGTCGAACACATCCCGTTCGCGGCTCTGGACCAGTGGGGCTTCCAGGCCGGGACCGGCAACCTCGTGCACAGCAGCGGACGGTTCTTCGCCATCGAGGGCCTGCACGTGATCGAGCACGACGGTCCGCACGGCGACGGCCCCTACCGCGAGTGGCAGCAGCCGGTCATCAAACAGCCCGAGGTGGGCATCCTCGGCATTCTCGCCAAGGAGTTCGACGGGGTCCTGCACTTCCTGATGCAGGCGAAGATGGAGCCGGGAAATCCCAATCTGGTGCAGCTTTCGCCGACCGTGCAGGCCACCCGCAGCAACTACACCAAGGCGCACGGCGGTACGAACGTCAAACTCATCGAGTACTTCGCCCCGCCCGACCCCGATCGGGTCATCGTCGACGTCCTCCAGGCGGAGCAGGGTTCCTGGTTCTTCCGCAAGAGCAATCGCAACATGATCGTCGAAACCCTCGAAGACGTGCCGATGGGGGACGACTTCTGCTGGCTCACCCTCGGCCAGATCGCGCAGCTGATGTACGAGGACGAGACGATCAACATGAACGCGCGGAGCGTGTTGTCGTGTCTTCCCTACCATGACCCGGCTCCCGGCGCGGTGCTCTCCGACGTCCAGCTCCTGTCGTGGTTCACGAACGAGCGGTCGCGCCACGACGTGCGTCCCAGCCGCATTCCGCTCAAGGACGTCCGCGGCTGGAAGCAGGGTGCCGAAGCGATCGAGCACGAGGACGGCCGCTACTTCAAGGTGCTGGCGGTGGCCGTGAAAGGCGGCAACCGCGAGAAGATCAGCTGGACCCAGCCGTTGCTGGAATCGGTCGGGCCGGGTGTCGTCGCGTTCCTCGTGCGCGAAATCGGCGGTGTGCCGCACGTTCTCGTGCACGCCAGGGTCGACGGTGGTTTCGTGGACACGGTCGAGCTGGCGCCGACCGTCCAGTGCACGCCCCACAATTACGCGCATCTGCCTGCGGAGGACCGCCCGCTGTTCCTCGACGCCGTCCTGGACGCTCCACCGTCGCGGATCCGTTACGAGGCGGTACATTCCGAAGAAGGCGGCCGCTTCCTCGACGTGCGGGCCCGCTATCTCGTGGTGGAGGCGGGCGACACGGCCGATCCGCCGCCCGGTTACGCCTGGGTCACGCCGGCCCAGCTCACCGCGCTCACCCGGCACGGGCACTACGTCAACGTGGAGGCCCGCACCCTCCTGGCGTGTATCAACGCCTTGACCGCACAGCCGCACGGAGGTGCGTGA
- a CDS encoding NAD-dependent epimerase/dehydratase, giving the protein MKLITVLGASGFIGSAVTRELARRPIRLRAVARKHFTPAPGRAETTVVTADLTDRAALADAVAGSDAVVYLLLGDGGWRAAETEGAERVNVGVLRDLVDVLGSTGGTPPLVVFGGTTSQVGVPPREPLDGSEPDQPATPYDVQKLEAEQLLKKATADGRVRGISLRLPTIFGETATEGANQDRGVVSAMARRALEGLPLTIWGDGTVRRDLIHVEDVAKAFTAALDHPDALVGGHWLIGAGRGDRLGEVFRLVAKEMSEHTGTSPVEVTCVEPPSHAPATDLRSITIDSTSFRTITGWRPEISLSEGVRRTVAALTTPVHGKARS; this is encoded by the coding sequence ATGAAGCTGATCACCGTTCTCGGCGCCTCGGGCTTCATCGGCTCGGCCGTCACGCGCGAACTGGCCCGGCGGCCGATCCGGCTGCGTGCGGTGGCGCGCAAGCACTTCACCCCCGCGCCCGGCCGAGCGGAGACCACCGTCGTCACCGCCGACCTCACCGACCGTGCGGCGCTCGCCGACGCGGTGGCGGGTTCGGACGCGGTCGTCTACCTGCTGCTGGGAGACGGCGGCTGGCGTGCCGCCGAGACCGAGGGCGCCGAACGCGTGAACGTGGGCGTGCTGCGGGACCTCGTTGATGTCCTCGGAAGTACCGGAGGGACGCCCCCGCTGGTGGTGTTCGGCGGTACCACCTCGCAGGTCGGTGTGCCACCACGGGAACCGCTCGACGGGAGCGAGCCCGACCAGCCGGCGACTCCGTACGACGTGCAGAAGCTCGAGGCCGAACAGCTCCTCAAGAAGGCCACCGCCGATGGCCGGGTGCGCGGTATCAGCCTGCGGCTGCCGACGATCTTCGGCGAGACCGCGACGGAAGGCGCGAACCAAGACCGCGGTGTCGTGTCCGCCATGGCGCGGCGAGCGCTCGAAGGCCTGCCGCTCACCATCTGGGGTGACGGGACGGTGCGCCGCGATCTGATCCACGTCGAGGACGTCGCGAAGGCGTTCACCGCGGCACTGGACCACCCGGATGCCCTGGTGGGCGGGCATTGGCTGATCGGGGCAGGCCGGGGCGACCGGCTGGGCGAGGTGTTCCGGCTCGTGGCGAAGGAGATGTCCGAGCACACCGGAACGAGCCCGGTGGAGGTGACCTGCGTGGAACCACCGTCCCACGCGCCCGCGACGGATCTTCGCAGCATCACCATCGATTCCACCTCCTTCCGGACGATCACCGGCTGGCGTCCGGAGATCTCGCTGTCCGAAGGTGTGCGCCGCACCGTCGCCGCATTGACCACCCCAGTTCACGGAAAGGCTCGCTCATGA
- a CDS encoding DegT/DnrJ/EryC1/StrS family aminotransferase, with translation MTTRVWDYLAEYGEERLDLLDAVETVFNSGQLVLGASLRGFEAEFAAYHGVGHCVGVDNGTNAIKLGLQALGVGPGDEVITVSNTAAPTVVAIDGTGATPVFVDVREDDFLMDTGQVAAAITERTKCLLPVHLYGQCVDMAPLKELAAKHGLSILEDCAQAHGARQNGTIAGSTGDAAAFSFYPTKVLGAYGDGGATITSREDVERRLRRLRYYGMEERYYTIETPAHNSRLDEVQAEILRRKLKRLDAYTAGRRAVAERYAEGLGDTGLKLPRTVPGNEHVYYVYVVRHPRRDEILERLKAYDIQLNISYPWPVHTMTGFAHLGYETGSLPVTEKLAGEIFSLPMYPALSPDLQDKVIHAVREVLSAL, from the coding sequence ATGACCACGCGCGTTTGGGACTACCTGGCCGAATACGGGGAGGAGCGGCTCGACCTGCTCGACGCGGTCGAGACGGTCTTCAACTCGGGACAGCTCGTGCTCGGCGCGAGCTTGCGCGGCTTCGAAGCGGAGTTCGCCGCGTACCACGGGGTCGGGCACTGTGTCGGCGTCGACAACGGGACGAACGCCATCAAGCTCGGCCTCCAGGCGCTGGGGGTCGGTCCGGGCGACGAGGTGATCACCGTGTCGAACACCGCCGCTCCGACCGTGGTCGCCATCGACGGAACCGGTGCCACGCCGGTCTTCGTCGACGTCCGCGAGGACGACTTCCTGATGGACACGGGCCAGGTCGCCGCCGCGATCACCGAGCGCACCAAATGCCTGCTGCCCGTGCATCTGTACGGGCAGTGCGTGGACATGGCCCCGCTGAAGGAACTCGCGGCGAAGCACGGACTGTCCATTTTGGAGGACTGCGCCCAGGCGCACGGGGCCCGGCAGAACGGCACGATCGCGGGGTCGACCGGGGACGCGGCCGCGTTCTCCTTCTATCCCACCAAGGTGCTCGGCGCGTACGGCGACGGTGGTGCGACCATCACCTCCCGCGAAGACGTGGAGCGACGGCTGCGGCGGTTGCGGTACTACGGCATGGAAGAGCGTTACTACACGATCGAGACACCCGCCCACAACAGCCGGCTGGACGAGGTCCAGGCCGAGATCCTGCGGCGCAAGCTCAAGCGGCTCGACGCGTACACGGCAGGCCGCCGCGCTGTCGCCGAACGCTACGCCGAAGGTCTCGGCGACACCGGGCTGAAGCTTCCGCGGACCGTTCCCGGCAACGAGCACGTGTACTACGTGTACGTGGTGCGCCATCCCCGGCGCGACGAAATCCTCGAGCGGCTCAAGGCGTACGACATCCAGTTGAACATCAGCTACCCGTGGCCCGTGCACACCATGACCGGGTTCGCCCACCTCGGCTACGAGACCGGCTCGCTGCCGGTCACCGAGAAGCTGGCAGGCGAGATCTTCTCGCTGCCGATGTACCCGGCGCTTTCCCCGGACCTGCAGGACAAGGTCATCCACGCGGTCCGCGAAGTGCTGTCCGCCCTCTGA
- a CDS encoding dTDP-4-dehydrorhamnose 3,5-epimerase family protein, whose amino-acid sequence MQARKLAVEGALEFTPRVFPDDRGLFLSPFQEEAFIEAHGGPLFPVAQTNHSVSKRGVVRGVHYTATPPGIAKYVYCARGKALDIVVDIRVGSPTFGKWDAVLMDQEAHRTMYFPVGVGHAFVALEDDTVMSYMLSGGYVAENELALSALDPALGLPIDSGVDPVLSERDQVAITLAEARERGLLPDYAASREIERRLSGVPLSA is encoded by the coding sequence GTGCAAGCACGTAAACTCGCCGTCGAGGGAGCGCTCGAATTCACTCCCCGCGTCTTCCCGGACGATCGGGGCCTGTTCCTCTCGCCGTTCCAGGAGGAAGCCTTCATCGAGGCCCACGGCGGACCGCTTTTTCCGGTGGCGCAGACGAACCACAGTGTGTCCAAACGAGGCGTGGTGCGCGGCGTCCACTACACCGCGACTCCGCCGGGGATCGCGAAGTACGTTTACTGCGCCCGTGGCAAGGCCTTGGACATCGTGGTCGACATCCGGGTCGGCTCGCCCACGTTCGGGAAGTGGGACGCGGTCCTGATGGACCAGGAGGCCCATCGGACGATGTACTTCCCCGTCGGGGTCGGCCACGCCTTCGTCGCGCTCGAGGACGACACCGTCATGTCCTACATGCTTTCCGGCGGTTATGTGGCGGAGAACGAACTCGCCCTCTCGGCCCTGGATCCCGCACTGGGCCTGCCCATCGACTCCGGCGTCGACCCGGTCCTGTCCGAACGGGACCAGGTGGCCATCACACTCGCCGAAGCGCGGGAGCGGGGCCTGCTGCCCGACTACGCCGCCAGCCGCGAGATCGAGCGGCGGCTGTCCGGAGTCCCGCTCTCCGCCTGA